A window of the Halodesulfovibrio sp. genome harbors these coding sequences:
- a CDS encoding helix-turn-helix transcriptional regulator, translating to MTRILALRTQGKTMQQIGDLFGVGRDTVSRWISKEFGGEKTTFGDMLRYAKALNVPLNELLGEQTQPMPISQYNKAVGRILKEFAQDSDMSATDIATRTPLSITEIDAVFSGKIAATPEQLYSICAAIEVNATIVLKRAAKSTSPAA from the coding sequence ATGACAAGAATACTAGCCTTACGTACACAAGGCAAAACAATGCAGCAAATAGGTGATTTATTCGGCGTAGGACGCGACACCGTATCCCGGTGGATAAGCAAGGAATTTGGAGGAGAAAAGACGACATTTGGCGACATGCTACGCTATGCAAAAGCACTGAACGTGCCGCTCAATGAGCTCTTAGGCGAACAGACCCAACCCATGCCAATATCTCAGTACAACAAAGCAGTCGGGCGTATTTTAAAAGAATTTGCACAGGACAGTGATATGTCAGCCACGGACATAGCTACACGCACTCCCCTTTCTATTACAGAAATCGATGCTGTCTTTTCTGGAAAAATTGCCGCTACGCCTGAGCAGCTTTACAGCATCTGTGCCGCGATAGAAGTCAACGCTACAATCGTATTAAAGCGGGCAGCAAAAAGCACCTCCCCAGCAGCATAG
- a CDS encoding class I SAM-dependent methyltransferase — MQYYDDHAFEYSQMTLPINLEEQYAKFLRTIPANGFILDAGCGSGRDAHYFLEKGYNVDAFDASANLARLAGNLTGLNIRHLRLQDFTPRPIYDGIWGNASLLHVPNAELHDVLVSLKQSLKPGGTFYCSFKYGKQNSTDDAGRKFTNKTCEALDSDLANAGFTARRSITLQHSITPDGIPQDWVAGIAIAP, encoded by the coding sequence ATGCAGTACTATGACGATCATGCGTTTGAATATTCACAAATGACGCTGCCAATCAACTTGGAAGAACAATATGCAAAGTTCTTGCGAACCATTCCAGCAAACGGCTTCATCCTAGACGCTGGCTGCGGTTCTGGTCGAGACGCGCACTACTTCCTTGAAAAAGGATATAATGTAGATGCCTTTGATGCCTCAGCAAACCTAGCGAGACTGGCAGGAAATCTGACGGGTTTAAACATCCGCCATTTACGCTTACAAGATTTTACTCCACGTCCGATCTATGATGGAATTTGGGGGAACGCATCTCTATTACATGTTCCGAATGCCGAACTGCACGATGTTCTCGTATCACTTAAGCAATCCCTCAAACCCGGTGGAACATTTTATTGCTCATTTAAATACGGCAAGCAAAACTCTACAGATGATGCAGGACGAAAATTCACCAACAAAACCTGCGAAGCACTTGATAGTGATTTAGCAAATGCAGGATTTACAGCACGCCGTTCAATAACATTACAACATTCCATTACACCTGATGGTATCCCGCAAGACTGGGTTGCAGGAATTGCAATCGCTCCATAA
- the glpT gene encoding glycerol-3-phosphate transporter — protein sequence MIGIFKPAPHIARVPEDQVDAEYKRNKMKVFLGIFIGYAAYYLVRKNFALAIPDILKEYPEYSKAMLGTAMTGLSIAYGVSKFIMGSISDRSNPKYFLPCGLLLSCAILAFTGLNRWVFESVTLLVVLMTLNGWVQGMGWPPCGKTMVHWYSTKERGMTVAVWNVAHNIGGALVANLAFLGVMMFNDWGAKFYFNAFVAGGLALLVFILMRDTPQSCGLPSVEEYRNDYPEGYDAKKHEETFTFKEIFFEHILTNKYLWAIAIANAFCYFVRYGVVDWIPTYLQEVKGYSFKESSIAWSLFEYAAIPGTIVCGWMSDKIFKGKRAPATILFMALTMIFVVVYWFNLSGPKWIDYVALVAIGFLVYGPIMIIGLHALDLVPKKAAGTAAGFTGFFGYVFGSAIAGSGVGWIADNFEWRGVFITMVACCVLTILFSAFTLGHKAESNGAK from the coding sequence ATGATTGGTATTTTCAAACCGGCACCGCACATTGCTCGCGTGCCAGAAGACCAGGTGGATGCAGAATACAAGAGAAACAAAATGAAAGTTTTTCTTGGTATTTTCATCGGCTACGCTGCGTACTACCTTGTACGTAAAAACTTTGCACTTGCTATTCCAGATATTCTTAAAGAATACCCAGAATACTCCAAAGCTATGCTTGGTACCGCAATGACAGGTTTGTCTATTGCATACGGTGTATCCAAGTTCATCATGGGTTCTATCTCTGACAGAAGTAACCCTAAATATTTCCTGCCTTGTGGCCTGCTTCTTTCCTGTGCGATTCTTGCTTTCACTGGCTTGAACCGTTGGGTATTCGAAAGCGTAACTCTGCTTGTTGTACTTATGACTCTGAACGGCTGGGTTCAGGGTATGGGTTGGCCTCCTTGTGGTAAAACCATGGTACACTGGTACTCCACCAAAGAGCGCGGCATGACCGTTGCTGTTTGGAACGTTGCACACAACATCGGTGGCGCATTAGTTGCTAACCTCGCGTTCCTCGGTGTTATGATGTTCAACGACTGGGGTGCAAAATTCTACTTCAACGCATTCGTTGCTGGTGGTCTTGCACTTCTCGTATTCATTCTCATGCGTGATACTCCACAGTCTTGTGGTCTTCCAAGTGTTGAAGAATACCGTAACGATTACCCAGAAGGCTACGACGCTAAGAAACACGAAGAAACCTTTACTTTCAAAGAAATCTTCTTCGAGCACATTCTTACTAACAAATACCTCTGGGCGATCGCTATTGCTAACGCATTCTGCTACTTCGTACGTTACGGCGTAGTTGACTGGATCCCTACTTACCTTCAGGAAGTTAAAGGCTACTCTTTCAAAGAATCTTCCATTGCATGGTCACTCTTTGAATACGCTGCTATTCCAGGTACCATTGTTTGTGGCTGGATGTCTGACAAAATCTTTAAAGGTAAACGTGCACCTGCAACAATCCTCTTTATGGCTCTCACCATGATCTTCGTTGTTGTATACTGGTTCAACCTCAGCGGTCCAAAATGGATCGATTACGTAGCACTCGTTGCTATTGGTTTCCTCGTATACGGTCCAATCATGATCATTGGTCTGCATGCACTTGACCTCGTACCTAAAAAAGCTGCTGGTACTGCTGCTGGCTTCACCGGCTTCTTCGGTTACGTATTCGGTTCCGCTATTGCTGGTTCCGGTGTAGGTTGGATTGCTGATAACTTCGAATGGCGTGGTGTATTCATCACCATGGTAGCATGTTGTGTGCTCACCATTCTCTTCAGCGCATTCACCCTTGGTCACAAAGCTGAGTCTAACGGCGCAAAATAG
- the pyrR gene encoding bifunctional pyr operon transcriptional regulator/uracil phosphoribosyltransferase PyrR has protein sequence MGNVKTVMTDDEVRRTIDRLAFQVIENHGECGNLVLVGIQRRGVNIAARVGAVLKEQLGRKVDFGSLDINLYRDDWTTLDVQPMINETDIPSGVDGKTLLLVDDVLFTGRTIRAALEAVLDYGRPSRIELMVLVDRGHRELPIQANYVGKQIGTARNEQVDVLIEEIDGCDSVLLQRAD, from the coding sequence ATGGGAAATGTTAAGACTGTTATGACTGATGACGAAGTGCGGCGTACAATTGACCGCCTTGCGTTTCAGGTAATAGAAAATCATGGTGAATGCGGTAACCTTGTTCTGGTTGGTATCCAGAGAAGAGGGGTGAATATTGCTGCACGCGTGGGGGCTGTTCTTAAAGAACAACTTGGTCGAAAAGTAGATTTCGGGTCACTGGATATTAATTTATATCGTGATGACTGGACGACGCTTGATGTGCAGCCAATGATTAATGAAACAGATATTCCTTCGGGAGTAGATGGTAAGACCCTTCTGCTTGTTGATGATGTGTTGTTTACGGGACGCACCATTCGAGCCGCCCTTGAGGCTGTGCTGGATTACGGCAGACCAAGCCGTATAGAATTGATGGTGCTTGTAGACCGCGGGCATCGTGAGTTACCTATTCAAGCCAACTATGTAGGCAAGCAGATAGGAACTGCGCGAAATGAGCAGGTGGATGTTCTTATTGAAGAGATTGATGGCTGCGATAGCGTGTTGCTGCAGCGTGCTGACTAG
- a CDS encoding IscA/HesB family protein, whose product MFTLTENAHKELAAYFADKEKSPIRIYLAPGGUSGPRLALALDEPNDEDSVFEEKEFTFCINKDLIEKSGKITIDLSYMGFVVESENPLGGGSSCGGCSSAGSCG is encoded by the coding sequence ATGTTTACATTGACTGAAAACGCCCACAAAGAACTTGCGGCGTATTTTGCAGATAAGGAAAAATCCCCTATCCGCATTTATCTGGCTCCGGGCGGCTGAAGCGGCCCAAGATTGGCATTGGCTCTGGATGAGCCAAACGACGAAGATTCCGTATTTGAAGAGAAAGAATTTACTTTCTGCATCAATAAAGACCTCATTGAAAAGTCCGGTAAGATTACCATCGACCTTTCTTACATGGGCTTTGTTGTAGAGTCTGAGAACCCACTCGGCGGCGGCAGCTCTTGCGGCGGTTGTTCCAGCGCTGGTTCTTGCGGCTAG
- a CDS encoding IscA/HesB family protein yields MFTLTDDARKSLDAHFEDKEIASIRIYLAPGGCSGPHLGLALDEPSDDDAVLSADPYNFCINKDLLDKTGALTIDMRCEGFVIESENPLGGGGCAGCGGGCSS; encoded by the coding sequence ATGTTTACGCTAACAGATGATGCACGCAAATCACTCGATGCACACTTTGAAGATAAAGAAATCGCTTCTATCCGTATATACTTAGCTCCGGGTGGTTGCAGTGGTCCACACTTGGGTCTTGCATTAGACGAACCATCCGATGACGACGCAGTTCTTTCTGCTGATCCATACAACTTTTGTATTAACAAGGATCTGCTCGACAAAACGGGCGCTCTTACTATAGACATGCGATGCGAAGGCTTTGTTATTGAGTCTGAGAATCCACTCGGCGGTGGAGGCTGCGCCGGATGTGGCGGCGGTTGCAGCAGCTAA
- a CDS encoding isochorismatase family cysteine hydrolase, with amino-acid sequence MFSHFSKYTVPQPHKSALITIDLQNDFVLPGAPAEGVGAASAASVTAKVAQFYRERQLPIIHVIRIYSPENNAESVDSCRREAVQDGLKLVLSGTEGMQPVSQIVPEGIVADAELLCAGQVQPISATESILYKPRWGCFYKTCLDDLLTQLEVTTVAIAGTWFANCVRTTIYEAAAHDYRVVALRDAIAGIHSDAENDLSKIECGVCDANAWLELIR; translated from the coding sequence ATGTTTAGTCATTTTTCGAAATATACAGTTCCGCAGCCGCACAAGAGTGCACTTATCACTATTGATTTGCAAAATGACTTTGTGTTGCCGGGAGCTCCCGCAGAAGGTGTTGGGGCAGCGTCTGCCGCATCTGTTACGGCTAAAGTTGCACAATTTTACCGTGAACGTCAGTTACCTATTATCCATGTGATTCGCATATATTCGCCGGAGAACAATGCTGAGAGTGTGGATAGTTGCAGGCGTGAGGCAGTACAAGATGGTTTAAAGCTTGTGCTTTCAGGGACAGAGGGGATGCAGCCGGTTTCGCAAATAGTTCCTGAGGGAATTGTTGCTGATGCTGAACTGTTATGTGCAGGGCAGGTACAACCTATTTCAGCAACAGAGAGTATTTTGTATAAGCCAAGGTGGGGATGTTTTTACAAAACGTGCCTTGATGACTTGCTTACGCAATTGGAAGTAACAACAGTTGCTATTGCGGGAACTTGGTTTGCGAATTGTGTGCGGACAACAATATATGAGGCAGCAGCACATGACTACCGTGTGGTTGCGTTGCGCGACGCTATCGCTGGTATTCATTCAGATGCTGAAAATGATCTTAGCAAAATAGAATGTGGCGTATGCGATGCGAACGCATGGCTGGAGTTGATACGATAA
- the ilvC gene encoding ketol-acid reductoisomerase, whose amino-acid sequence MKVYYEQDTNLEILKDQTVAIIGYGSQGHAHAQNLRESGVNVVVGQRPGGANYDLAKADGFEPVSAAEASAQADIIMILLPDQYQSSVFENDIKPNLKAGDSLVFAHGFNIHFGQIIPPKDVDVFMVAPKGPGHLVRRTYTQGGGVPCLFAVHQDASGKAQEKALAYAEGVGGARSGIIETTFAEETETDLFGEQAVLCGGISALIKAGFETLCEAGYQPEIAYFECLHETKLIVDLLYEGGLANMRNSISDTAEYGDYVTGPRIITEETKKEMKRVLEDIQKGRFARDFILESQANYPFFSATRRIEAAHQIEEVGGRLRDMMPWLKK is encoded by the coding sequence ATGAAGGTTTACTACGAACAGGACACCAACTTGGAAATCCTGAAAGATCAGACTGTAGCAATTATTGGCTACGGTAGCCAAGGGCATGCACATGCTCAGAACCTTCGCGAGTCAGGTGTTAATGTTGTTGTCGGGCAGCGTCCCGGCGGAGCAAACTATGACTTAGCTAAAGCTGACGGCTTTGAGCCGGTGTCTGCTGCAGAAGCATCTGCACAGGCAGACATTATTATGATCCTACTCCCAGATCAGTACCAGTCTTCTGTCTTTGAGAATGACATTAAGCCAAACCTCAAAGCTGGTGACTCACTTGTTTTTGCACATGGTTTTAACATTCATTTTGGTCAGATTATTCCTCCGAAAGATGTTGACGTATTCATGGTAGCCCCGAAAGGTCCAGGTCATCTCGTACGCCGTACCTACACCCAGGGTGGTGGCGTTCCTTGCTTGTTTGCAGTCCACCAAGACGCATCCGGTAAAGCTCAGGAGAAGGCTTTGGCATACGCTGAAGGCGTTGGCGGTGCTCGTTCCGGCATTATTGAAACTACTTTTGCTGAAGAAACTGAAACAGATCTCTTTGGTGAACAGGCAGTTCTTTGTGGTGGTATTTCTGCACTTATTAAAGCCGGTTTTGAAACATTGTGTGAAGCAGGCTACCAGCCTGAAATTGCATATTTTGAGTGCCTGCATGAGACAAAACTGATTGTAGACCTGTTGTACGAAGGTGGTCTTGCCAACATGCGCAACTCCATTTCTGATACCGCAGAGTATGGTGATTATGTAACTGGTCCTCGTATTATCACTGAGGAAACTAAAAAAGAAATGAAGCGAGTACTGGAAGACATCCAAAAAGGTCGCTTTGCCCGTGACTTTATTCTTGAGTCTCAGGCTAACTACCCGTTCTTCTCAGCAACTCGCCGCATAGAAGCTGCTCATCAGATCGAAGAGGTGGGTGGTCGCTTGCGTGACATGATGCCTTGGTTGAAAAAATAG
- the ilvN gene encoding acetolactate synthase small subunit — MRHVLSVLVENEPGVLSRISGLFSGRGFNLDSLNVAPVLEEGVSLMTIVTRGDQQIIEQIVKQLRKLVTVIKVTDMQHSTTVEREMALIKLNATESNRAEILRIVDIFRCKVVDVSFDELTLEVIGDHGKVEAVIALLDRFGIKEIARTGTVALRRSMQPEK; from the coding sequence ATGAGACACGTCTTATCCGTACTTGTAGAAAACGAACCGGGCGTTTTATCCCGCATTTCCGGTTTGTTTAGCGGACGCGGCTTTAACCTCGATTCTCTGAATGTTGCACCAGTTCTTGAAGAGGGTGTATCCCTGATGACCATCGTAACGCGTGGCGATCAGCAGATTATTGAGCAGATTGTAAAACAACTGCGCAAGCTTGTGACAGTCATTAAAGTGACTGATATGCAGCACAGCACAACTGTAGAACGTGAAATGGCTTTAATTAAGCTTAATGCTACAGAATCCAATCGTGCAGAAATTTTACGTATAGTTGATATTTTCAGGTGTAAGGTTGTTGATGTCAGTTTCGACGAACTAACGCTGGAAGTTATAGGCGATCATGGTAAAGTAGAAGCAGTCATTGCGCTACTAGATCGCTTCGGCATCAAAGAAATTGCGCGCACAGGAACCGTCGCACTACGACGTTCCATGCAGCCTGAAAAGTAG
- the ilvB gene encoding biosynthetic-type acetolactate synthase large subunit has translation MEYSGARILLESLKKENVDVLFGYPGGAVLDIYHELSNHHDLKHVLVRHEQGAVHAADGYARATGNVGVCLVTSGPGATNTVTGIATAYSDSIPLVVLTGQVPTPLIGNDAFQEVDIVGITRPCTKHNYLVQDVSQLAATIKEAFHLARSGRPGPVLVDIPKDVQNQMYTFDYPERIKMRSYNPTYKPNNNQLRRAIELLSKAKRPLLFAGGGVISSNSSEELGVLVRSMQLPVTSTLMGLGAFPGDDPLWLGMLGMHGTYAANKAVSNADVILAVGARFDDRVTGKLSSFAAAAKIIHIDIDPTSIRKNVEVEVPIVGDCKLALQGLVRVQQTEFADTDWASQYGKWNDQIRDWAVTHPVRYHSEESLKPQHVVETIFELTKGDAIISTEVGQNQMWTAQFYQFRQPRTLLTSGGLGTMGYGFPAAIGAQMAYPDKLVIDIAGDGSIQMNSQELMTAVSHKLPVKIVILNNCFLGMVRQWQELFYDRNYCSTCMDAQPDFVKLAEAYGAEGYRVTEASKLKETLKAAFDSPLPCIVDVRVEPEENVYPMVPAGASLEEMLLV, from the coding sequence ATGGAGTATTCCGGGGCCAGAATCCTGTTAGAAAGTTTAAAAAAAGAGAATGTTGATGTTCTCTTCGGGTATCCGGGCGGTGCAGTTCTTGATATTTATCATGAGCTGTCTAACCACCACGATTTAAAGCACGTGCTGGTTCGTCATGAACAGGGTGCAGTACACGCAGCAGATGGATATGCAAGAGCTACCGGCAATGTCGGGGTGTGTCTTGTAACATCCGGACCGGGAGCAACAAATACTGTTACCGGTATTGCCACTGCGTATTCAGACTCTATTCCGCTAGTGGTTCTAACAGGGCAGGTTCCAACTCCTCTTATTGGAAACGATGCGTTCCAAGAGGTCGATATTGTAGGCATAACACGTCCTTGCACCAAGCATAATTACTTGGTGCAAGACGTGTCACAACTTGCAGCGACTATTAAGGAAGCATTTCACTTGGCTCGTTCCGGCAGACCGGGACCAGTTCTTGTTGATATTCCAAAAGATGTTCAGAACCAGATGTATACGTTCGATTATCCAGAACGTATCAAGATGCGTAGTTACAACCCTACATATAAGCCGAATAACAACCAGTTGCGGCGGGCTATAGAGCTTCTGAGTAAGGCAAAACGTCCTTTACTGTTTGCTGGTGGCGGTGTGATCTCTTCTAATTCTTCTGAAGAGTTAGGAGTACTTGTTCGCTCCATGCAGTTGCCTGTAACCAGCACTCTTATGGGGCTGGGAGCATTCCCGGGAGATGATCCGTTATGGCTCGGTATGCTCGGTATGCACGGAACCTATGCTGCAAACAAAGCAGTAAGCAATGCTGATGTCATCTTGGCTGTGGGAGCACGCTTTGATGATAGAGTAACTGGCAAACTGTCTTCATTTGCCGCAGCAGCTAAAATCATCCATATTGACATTGACCCGACTTCGATTCGTAAAAATGTAGAAGTTGAAGTACCAATTGTCGGTGATTGTAAGCTAGCGTTGCAAGGGCTTGTACGAGTGCAGCAAACAGAGTTTGCGGACACTGACTGGGCAAGCCAATACGGTAAATGGAATGACCAGATTAGAGACTGGGCGGTTACGCATCCTGTTCGCTATCACAGCGAAGAGTCTTTGAAGCCACAGCATGTGGTGGAAACAATTTTTGAGCTGACAAAAGGCGATGCCATTATCAGCACTGAAGTTGGGCAAAACCAAATGTGGACGGCACAATTTTATCAATTCCGCCAGCCACGAACGTTGCTGACTTCTGGTGGCTTGGGTACGATGGGGTATGGTTTTCCTGCTGCCATCGGTGCTCAAATGGCATATCCAGATAAGCTGGTGATTGACATTGCAGGTGACGGTTCAATTCAGATGAACAGTCAGGAGCTTATGACGGCTGTAAGCCATAAGCTTCCAGTAAAGATTGTCATATTGAATAACTGTTTCCTTGGGATGGTTCGCCAATGGCAAGAACTGTTCTATGATAGAAACTATTGCTCAACTTGCATGGATGCACAGCCTGATTTTGTGAAACTTGCTGAGGCATACGGCGCAGAAGGGTATAGGGTAACTGAAGCCTCCAAACTTAAAGAGACACTGAAGGCTGCTTTTGACTCACCGCTTCCTTGTATTGTGGATGTTCGTGTTGAGCCGGAAGAAAATGTATACCCTATGGTTCCGGCAGGAGCCTCTCTTGAAGAAATGTTGCTGGTGTAG
- a CDS encoding DUF465 domain-containing protein, whose amino-acid sequence MEVRDVELLEKHLPHDENLKALWDEHILFEKQLDKLERKQILTPQEKHSLRELKKQKLDGKTKIQIMLDRYRALEI is encoded by the coding sequence ATGGAAGTACGTGACGTAGAATTACTCGAGAAACACTTGCCCCATGATGAAAATCTCAAGGCGCTTTGGGATGAGCACATCTTATTTGAAAAGCAGTTAGATAAGCTTGAACGTAAGCAAATCTTAACGCCGCAGGAGAAACATTCTCTGCGTGAGCTTAAAAAGCAAAAATTAGACGGTAAGACTAAAATTCAAATAATGCTTGATCGGTACAGGGCATTGGAGATCTAA
- a CDS encoding YggT family protein, producing MEIFAMNFVVGIAQVLSAVLNIYFWVVIISALLSWVNPDPYNPIVRILRNLTEPVFYRIRKWLPFTYFNGLDLSPVVLLLAIQFAQIFVIRSLYQLAGAIH from the coding sequence ATGGAGATTTTTGCGATGAATTTTGTAGTAGGGATTGCTCAGGTTTTAAGCGCAGTCTTGAATATATATTTTTGGGTAGTCATTATTTCTGCTCTGCTGTCTTGGGTCAATCCAGATCCATACAATCCAATTGTCCGGATTTTAAGAAACCTCACAGAGCCAGTATTTTACCGTATCCGCAAATGGTTGCCATTTACGTATTTCAACGGGCTTGATTTGTCTCCCGTTGTGTTGCTGCTAGCAATTCAGTTTGCACAGATTTTTGTTATCCGTTCCTTGTACCAACTCGCCGGAGCTATTCACTAG
- a CDS encoding HAD-IA family hydrolase: MNFTPELLDDMFPNGLGGLIFDCDGVMFDTRACNIGYYNRVLEEMDMPPLTKEQEDVAHYASVKGFYEAIVPEEKHHLIPMAQKKVDYVKTVLPLMTPEKGLYELLEAVAELGLKLAVFTNRSNTMELVLEQHNMDAFFHPVMTAAKVECKPHPEGALEIMKAWDESADRVVFIGDSVVDEEAAKRAGISFWAYKSATLRGVHINDFNTVKQTLIEWIK, encoded by the coding sequence ATGAATTTTACACCTGAATTGTTGGACGACATGTTTCCGAACGGGCTTGGTGGTCTCATATTTGATTGTGACGGGGTAATGTTTGATACCCGTGCTTGCAATATAGGCTATTACAACCGTGTACTTGAAGAAATGGACATGCCGCCGTTAACAAAGGAACAGGAAGATGTTGCGCACTATGCCTCTGTAAAGGGGTTTTATGAAGCGATTGTGCCTGAAGAGAAGCATCATTTGATACCCATGGCACAAAAGAAAGTTGATTATGTCAAAACGGTTTTGCCGTTGATGACACCAGAAAAAGGCTTGTACGAACTTTTGGAAGCGGTGGCAGAACTGGGGCTGAAGCTTGCTGTGTTTACAAACCGCTCAAATACTATGGAGTTGGTTTTGGAGCAGCATAATATGGACGCTTTCTTCCATCCTGTAATGACTGCTGCAAAAGTGGAGTGTAAGCCTCACCCTGAAGGGGCACTGGAAATTATGAAAGCTTGGGATGAATCCGCAGACCGTGTTGTGTTTATTGGCGATAGTGTCGTTGATGAAGAAGCTGCCAAGCGTGCTGGGATATCTTTTTGGGCGTATAAGAGCGCAACGCTGCGGGGCGTTCATATTAATGATTTTAATACGGTTAAACAGACACTTATTGAATGGATTAAGTAG